In Balaenoptera acutorostrata chromosome 19, mBalAcu1.1, whole genome shotgun sequence, the following proteins share a genomic window:
- the TRPM4 gene encoding transient receptor potential cation channel subfamily M member 4 isoform X1, which translates to MVGAEKEQSWIPKIFKKKTCTTFIVDPTDAGGTLCQCGQPRCAHPSVAVEDAFGAAVVTVWDSDLHTTEKPTDAFGDLDFLGAGRKASNFLRLSDRTDPATVYNLVTNIWGFQAPNLVVSVLGGSGNPTLQTWLQDLLRRGLVRAAQNTGAWIVTGGLHKGIGRHVGVAVRDHQTARTGGNKVVAMGVAPWGVVRNRHTLINPKGSFPARYRWHGDPEDGVHFPLDYNYSAFLLVDDGTHSRLGGENRFRLGFESYLARQKTGVGGTGIDIPVLLLLIDGDEKMLKRIENATQAQLPCLLVAGSGGAADCLAEIHTLAPGSGGGRRCEAQDLIKRFFPEGDPEILQAQVERIMTRKELLTVYSANDGPEEFETIVLKALVKACGSSEASAYLDELRLAVAWNRVDIAQSELFRGDIRWRSFHLEASLMDALLNDRPEFVRLLISHGLSLDRFLTPTRLAQLYNAVPPNSLIHSLLNQASHGTGNKSPVSKPSSEPQPPKVGQVLRMLLGKTCAPTFPAGGTQQGDGSKEDSYLMWDKATSELVLEAIPGQAPWIDLLLWALLLNRAQMAVYFWEMGSNSVASALGACLLLRVLGRLETEAEEAARRKDLAAKFEGLGVDLFGECYRSSEERAAHLLLWRCPLWGDATCLHLAMQADARSFFAQDGVQSLLTQKWWGEMDSTTPIWALVLTFFCPPLIYTNLITFRKPDEEPTQKDLAFDMDRDVSGEGPGETTDPPEKTPLGVLRPPSRRSCCGGCPQRLRRWPQFWGAPVTSFMGNVVSYLLFLLLFAHVLLIDFQPETPSALELLLYFWAFTLLCEEFRQGLGGGLGSLAMGAPRTDSHQAPLRRRLHLYLSDAWNQCDLVALTCFLLGVGCRLTAGLYDLGRTVLCLDFMIFTVRLLHIFTVNKQLGPKIVMVNKMMKDVFFFLFFLGVWLIAYGVATEGLLRPQDRNLANILRRVFYRPYLQIFGQIPQEDIDAGLMKPDNCSSEKGLWARPSRTQAGSCVSLYANWLVLVLLVIFLLVANILLVNLLIAMFSYTFGKVQGNSDLYWKAQRYSLIREFHSRPALAPPLIVISHVLSLIRRLRRRRASLTPKAVVEHFRVHLSKEAERRLLTWESVQKENFLLEQARDKRESDSESLKRTSQKVDTALQQLRQIREYEQRLKGLEQEVQYCSRVLGWVAEALSRSALLPPGGPLPPASPGPKD; encoded by the exons ATGGTGGGTGCGGAGAAGGAGCAG AGCTGGATCCCCAAGATCTTCAAGAAGAAGACGTGCACGACTTTCATCGTTGACCCCACAGATGCGGG ggGGACCTTGTGCCAGTGTGGGCAACCCCGGTGTGCCCACCCATCGGTGGCTGTGGAGGATGCATTCGGGGCAGCCGTGGTGACCGTATGGGACAGTGACCTGCACACCACGGAGAAGCCCACAGATGCCTTCGGAGACCTGGACTTCCTGGGTGCCGGCCGCAAGGCCAGCAAT TTCCTCCGGCTCTCTGACCGCACGGATCCAGCTACAGTTTATAATCTGGTCACGAACATATGGGGCTTCCAGGCCCCGAACCTGGTGGTGTCAGTGCTGGGGGGGTCGGGGAACCCCACCCTGCAGACTTGGCTGCAGGACCTGCTGCGACGCGGGCTGGTGCGGGCTGCCCAGAACACAG GGGCCTGGATTGTCACCGGAGGGCTGCACAAGGGCATTGGACGGCATGTGGGTGTGGCTGTGCGGGACCACCAGACGGCCAGGACTGGGGGCAACAAGGTGGTGGCCATGGGCGTGGCCCCCTGGGGTGTGGTTCGGAATAGACACACCCTCATCAACCCCAAG GGCTCGTTTCCTGCGAGGTACCGGTGGCATGGTGACCCTGAGGATGGGGTCCATTTCCCTCTCGACTACAACTATTCGGCCTTCCTCCTGGTGGACGACGGCACCCACAGCCGCCTGGGCGGCGAGAACCGCTTCCGCTTGGGCTTCGAGTCCTACCTTGCCCGACAGAAGACGGGCGTGGGAG GGACTGGAATTGACATCCCTGTCCTCCTTCTCTTGATTGATGGTGATGAAAAGATGTTGAAG CGGATAGAGAATGCCACCCAGGCTCAGCTCCCCTGCCTCCTGGTGGCCGGGTCTGGGGGAGCTGCAGACTGCCTGGCAGAGATCCACACTCTGGCTCCTGGGAGTGGAGGAGGCAGGCGATGTGAAGCCCAAGATCTGATTAAACGTTTCTTCCCCGAAGGGGACCCTGAGATCCTACAGGCCCAG GTGGAGAGGATCATGACTCGGAAGGAGCTGCTGACAGTCTATTCAGCTAATGATGGCCCTGAGGAATTTGAGACCATCGTTTTGAAGGCCCTTGTCAAGG CCTGTGGGAGCTCTGAAGCCTCAGCTTACCTGGATGAGTTGCGTTTGGCTGTGGCTTGGAACCGTGTGGACATTGCCCAGAGTGAACTCTTCCGGGGGGATATCCGATGGCGG TCTTTCCACCTGGAAGCCTCCCTCATGGACGCCCTTCTGAATGACCGGCCAGAGTTCGTGCGCTTGCTCATCTCCCATGGCCTCAGCCTGGACCGCTTCCTGACCCCTACGCGCCTGGCCCAGCTCTACAACGCAGTGCCCCCCAACTCACTTATCCACAGCCTTTTGAACCAGGCGTCCCacggcacaggcaacaaaagcccAGTCTCTAAACCCTCTTCGGAGCCACAACCCCCTAAGGTGGGGCAGGTGCTGCGGATGCTGCTGGGGAAGACGTGTGCGCCGACGTTCCCCGCCGGGGGCACCCAGCAGGGCGATGGCAGCAAGGAGGAT TCGTATCTGATGTGGGACAAGGCTACCTCAGAACTTGTGCTGGAAGCCATCCCCGGGCAGGCACCCTGGATTGACCTGCTCCTCTGGGCACTGCTGCTCAACAGGGCTCAGATGGCCGTGTACTTCTGGGAGATG GGTTCCAATTCTGTGGCCTCAGCTCTTGGGGCCTGTTTGTTGCTGCGAGTGCTGGGGCGCCTGGAGACTGAGGCTGAGGAGGCAGCACGGAGGAAGGACCTGGCAGCCAAGTTTGAGGGGCTGGGTGTTG ACCTCTTTGGAGAATGCTACCGCAGCAGCGAGGAACGAGCTGCTCACCTGCTCCTTTGGCGCTGCCCACTCTGGGGGGATGCCACCTGCCTCCACCTTGCCATGCAGGCTGATGCCCGTTCCTTCTTTGCCCAGGATGGGGTACAG TCTCTGCTGACACAGAAGTGGTGGGGGGAGATGGACAGCACCACACCCATCTGGGCCCTGGTTCTCACCTTCTTTTGCCCCCCACTCATCTACACCAACCTCATCACCTTCAG GAAGCCAGATGAGGAGCCCACGCAGAAGGACCTGGCATTTGACATGGACAGGGACGTCAGTGGGGAAGGGCCTGGCGA gaCCACAGACCCTCCTGAGAAGACGCCCTTGGGGGTGTTGAGGCCGCCCAGCCGCAGGAGCTGCTGTGGGGGGTGCCCCCAGCGCCTGCGCCGCTGGCCCCAGTTCTGGGGAGCACCGGTGACTTCCTTCATGGGCAACGTGGTCAGCTACCTCCTCTTCCTGTTGCTCTTCGCCCACGTGCTGCTCATTGACTTCCAGCCCGAGACGCCCAGCGCCCTGGAGCTGCTGCTCTACTTCTGGGCCTTCACCCTGCTCTGCGAGGAGTTCCGCCAGGGGCTGGGTGGCGGCTTGGGCAGCCTGGCCATGGGGGCCCCCAGGACTGACTCCCACCAGGCCCCACTGCGCCGCCGCCTGCACCTCTACCTCTCAGATGCCTGGAACCAGTGCGACTTGGTGGCCCTCACCTGCTTCCTCCTGGGCGTGGGCTGCCG GCTGACCGCAGGACTGTATGACCTGGGCCGTACTGTCCTCTGCCTCGACTTCATGATCTTCACGGTGAGGCTGCTGCACATCTTCACAGTCAACAAACAGCTAGGGCCCAAGATCGTCATGGTGAACAAGATG ATGAAGGAtgtgttcttcttcctcttcttccttggcGTGTGGCTGATTGCCTACGGGGTGGCCACGGAGGGGCTCCTTCGGCCCCAGGACCGTAACCTCGCGAATATCCTGCGCCGGGTCTTCTACCGGCCCTACCTGCAGATCTTTGGGCAGATCCCCCAGGAGGACATAGACG CGGGCCTCATGAAGCCCGACAACTGTTCATCGGAGAAGGGCTTATGGGCGCGCCCCTCAAGGACCCAGGCAGGCTCCTGCGTCTCGCTTTATGCCAACTGGCTGGTGTTGGTCCTCCTCGTCATCTTCCTGCTCGTGGCCAACATCCTGCTGGTCAATTTGCTCATCGCGATGTTCAG CTATACCTTCGGCAAAGTACAGGGCAACAGCGACCTCTACTGGAAGGCGCAGCGCTACAGCCTCATCCGGGAATTTCACTCTCGGCCCGCACTGGCTCCGCCTCTCATCGTCATCTCGCACGTGCTCTCCCTCATCCGTCGATTGCGCAGGCGCCGGGCCAGCTTGACACCTAAAGCAGTCGTCGAGCATTTTC GGGTCCACCTCTCGAAGGAAGCAGAGCGGAGGCTGTTGACGTGGGAGTCAGTGCAAAAGGAGAATTTCCTGCTGGAGCAAGCTCGGGACAAGCGGGAGAGCGACTCTGAAAGTCTGAAGCGCACATCGCAGAA GGTGGACACAGCATTGCAGCAGCTGAGACAGATCCGCGAGTACGAGCAGCGTCTGAAAGGACTGGAACAGGAG gtCCAGTACTGTAGCCGTGTCCTGGGCTGGGTAGCTGAGGCCCTGAGCCGCTCTGCATTACTTCCCCCAGGGGGGCCGCTGCCCCCAGCCTCACCTGGGCCTAAAG ACTGA
- the TRPM4 gene encoding transient receptor potential cation channel subfamily M member 4 isoform X2, with protein sequence MSWIPKIFKKKTCTTFIVDPTDAGGTLCQCGQPRCAHPSVAVEDAFGAAVVTVWDSDLHTTEKPTDAFGDLDFLGAGRKASNFLRLSDRTDPATVYNLVTNIWGFQAPNLVVSVLGGSGNPTLQTWLQDLLRRGLVRAAQNTGAWIVTGGLHKGIGRHVGVAVRDHQTARTGGNKVVAMGVAPWGVVRNRHTLINPKGSFPARYRWHGDPEDGVHFPLDYNYSAFLLVDDGTHSRLGGENRFRLGFESYLARQKTGVGGTGIDIPVLLLLIDGDEKMLKRIENATQAQLPCLLVAGSGGAADCLAEIHTLAPGSGGGRRCEAQDLIKRFFPEGDPEILQAQVERIMTRKELLTVYSANDGPEEFETIVLKALVKACGSSEASAYLDELRLAVAWNRVDIAQSELFRGDIRWRSFHLEASLMDALLNDRPEFVRLLISHGLSLDRFLTPTRLAQLYNAVPPNSLIHSLLNQASHGTGNKSPVSKPSSEPQPPKVGQVLRMLLGKTCAPTFPAGGTQQGDGSKEDSYLMWDKATSELVLEAIPGQAPWIDLLLWALLLNRAQMAVYFWEMGSNSVASALGACLLLRVLGRLETEAEEAARRKDLAAKFEGLGVDLFGECYRSSEERAAHLLLWRCPLWGDATCLHLAMQADARSFFAQDGVQSLLTQKWWGEMDSTTPIWALVLTFFCPPLIYTNLITFRKPDEEPTQKDLAFDMDRDVSGEGPGETTDPPEKTPLGVLRPPSRRSCCGGCPQRLRRWPQFWGAPVTSFMGNVVSYLLFLLLFAHVLLIDFQPETPSALELLLYFWAFTLLCEEFRQGLGGGLGSLAMGAPRTDSHQAPLRRRLHLYLSDAWNQCDLVALTCFLLGVGCRLTAGLYDLGRTVLCLDFMIFTVRLLHIFTVNKQLGPKIVMVNKMMKDVFFFLFFLGVWLIAYGVATEGLLRPQDRNLANILRRVFYRPYLQIFGQIPQEDIDAGLMKPDNCSSEKGLWARPSRTQAGSCVSLYANWLVLVLLVIFLLVANILLVNLLIAMFSYTFGKVQGNSDLYWKAQRYSLIREFHSRPALAPPLIVISHVLSLIRRLRRRRASLTPKAVVEHFRVHLSKEAERRLLTWESVQKENFLLEQARDKRESDSESLKRTSQKVDTALQQLRQIREYEQRLKGLEQEVQYCSRVLGWVAEALSRSALLPPGGPLPPASPGPKD encoded by the exons ATG AGCTGGATCCCCAAGATCTTCAAGAAGAAGACGTGCACGACTTTCATCGTTGACCCCACAGATGCGGG ggGGACCTTGTGCCAGTGTGGGCAACCCCGGTGTGCCCACCCATCGGTGGCTGTGGAGGATGCATTCGGGGCAGCCGTGGTGACCGTATGGGACAGTGACCTGCACACCACGGAGAAGCCCACAGATGCCTTCGGAGACCTGGACTTCCTGGGTGCCGGCCGCAAGGCCAGCAAT TTCCTCCGGCTCTCTGACCGCACGGATCCAGCTACAGTTTATAATCTGGTCACGAACATATGGGGCTTCCAGGCCCCGAACCTGGTGGTGTCAGTGCTGGGGGGGTCGGGGAACCCCACCCTGCAGACTTGGCTGCAGGACCTGCTGCGACGCGGGCTGGTGCGGGCTGCCCAGAACACAG GGGCCTGGATTGTCACCGGAGGGCTGCACAAGGGCATTGGACGGCATGTGGGTGTGGCTGTGCGGGACCACCAGACGGCCAGGACTGGGGGCAACAAGGTGGTGGCCATGGGCGTGGCCCCCTGGGGTGTGGTTCGGAATAGACACACCCTCATCAACCCCAAG GGCTCGTTTCCTGCGAGGTACCGGTGGCATGGTGACCCTGAGGATGGGGTCCATTTCCCTCTCGACTACAACTATTCGGCCTTCCTCCTGGTGGACGACGGCACCCACAGCCGCCTGGGCGGCGAGAACCGCTTCCGCTTGGGCTTCGAGTCCTACCTTGCCCGACAGAAGACGGGCGTGGGAG GGACTGGAATTGACATCCCTGTCCTCCTTCTCTTGATTGATGGTGATGAAAAGATGTTGAAG CGGATAGAGAATGCCACCCAGGCTCAGCTCCCCTGCCTCCTGGTGGCCGGGTCTGGGGGAGCTGCAGACTGCCTGGCAGAGATCCACACTCTGGCTCCTGGGAGTGGAGGAGGCAGGCGATGTGAAGCCCAAGATCTGATTAAACGTTTCTTCCCCGAAGGGGACCCTGAGATCCTACAGGCCCAG GTGGAGAGGATCATGACTCGGAAGGAGCTGCTGACAGTCTATTCAGCTAATGATGGCCCTGAGGAATTTGAGACCATCGTTTTGAAGGCCCTTGTCAAGG CCTGTGGGAGCTCTGAAGCCTCAGCTTACCTGGATGAGTTGCGTTTGGCTGTGGCTTGGAACCGTGTGGACATTGCCCAGAGTGAACTCTTCCGGGGGGATATCCGATGGCGG TCTTTCCACCTGGAAGCCTCCCTCATGGACGCCCTTCTGAATGACCGGCCAGAGTTCGTGCGCTTGCTCATCTCCCATGGCCTCAGCCTGGACCGCTTCCTGACCCCTACGCGCCTGGCCCAGCTCTACAACGCAGTGCCCCCCAACTCACTTATCCACAGCCTTTTGAACCAGGCGTCCCacggcacaggcaacaaaagcccAGTCTCTAAACCCTCTTCGGAGCCACAACCCCCTAAGGTGGGGCAGGTGCTGCGGATGCTGCTGGGGAAGACGTGTGCGCCGACGTTCCCCGCCGGGGGCACCCAGCAGGGCGATGGCAGCAAGGAGGAT TCGTATCTGATGTGGGACAAGGCTACCTCAGAACTTGTGCTGGAAGCCATCCCCGGGCAGGCACCCTGGATTGACCTGCTCCTCTGGGCACTGCTGCTCAACAGGGCTCAGATGGCCGTGTACTTCTGGGAGATG GGTTCCAATTCTGTGGCCTCAGCTCTTGGGGCCTGTTTGTTGCTGCGAGTGCTGGGGCGCCTGGAGACTGAGGCTGAGGAGGCAGCACGGAGGAAGGACCTGGCAGCCAAGTTTGAGGGGCTGGGTGTTG ACCTCTTTGGAGAATGCTACCGCAGCAGCGAGGAACGAGCTGCTCACCTGCTCCTTTGGCGCTGCCCACTCTGGGGGGATGCCACCTGCCTCCACCTTGCCATGCAGGCTGATGCCCGTTCCTTCTTTGCCCAGGATGGGGTACAG TCTCTGCTGACACAGAAGTGGTGGGGGGAGATGGACAGCACCACACCCATCTGGGCCCTGGTTCTCACCTTCTTTTGCCCCCCACTCATCTACACCAACCTCATCACCTTCAG GAAGCCAGATGAGGAGCCCACGCAGAAGGACCTGGCATTTGACATGGACAGGGACGTCAGTGGGGAAGGGCCTGGCGA gaCCACAGACCCTCCTGAGAAGACGCCCTTGGGGGTGTTGAGGCCGCCCAGCCGCAGGAGCTGCTGTGGGGGGTGCCCCCAGCGCCTGCGCCGCTGGCCCCAGTTCTGGGGAGCACCGGTGACTTCCTTCATGGGCAACGTGGTCAGCTACCTCCTCTTCCTGTTGCTCTTCGCCCACGTGCTGCTCATTGACTTCCAGCCCGAGACGCCCAGCGCCCTGGAGCTGCTGCTCTACTTCTGGGCCTTCACCCTGCTCTGCGAGGAGTTCCGCCAGGGGCTGGGTGGCGGCTTGGGCAGCCTGGCCATGGGGGCCCCCAGGACTGACTCCCACCAGGCCCCACTGCGCCGCCGCCTGCACCTCTACCTCTCAGATGCCTGGAACCAGTGCGACTTGGTGGCCCTCACCTGCTTCCTCCTGGGCGTGGGCTGCCG GCTGACCGCAGGACTGTATGACCTGGGCCGTACTGTCCTCTGCCTCGACTTCATGATCTTCACGGTGAGGCTGCTGCACATCTTCACAGTCAACAAACAGCTAGGGCCCAAGATCGTCATGGTGAACAAGATG ATGAAGGAtgtgttcttcttcctcttcttccttggcGTGTGGCTGATTGCCTACGGGGTGGCCACGGAGGGGCTCCTTCGGCCCCAGGACCGTAACCTCGCGAATATCCTGCGCCGGGTCTTCTACCGGCCCTACCTGCAGATCTTTGGGCAGATCCCCCAGGAGGACATAGACG CGGGCCTCATGAAGCCCGACAACTGTTCATCGGAGAAGGGCTTATGGGCGCGCCCCTCAAGGACCCAGGCAGGCTCCTGCGTCTCGCTTTATGCCAACTGGCTGGTGTTGGTCCTCCTCGTCATCTTCCTGCTCGTGGCCAACATCCTGCTGGTCAATTTGCTCATCGCGATGTTCAG CTATACCTTCGGCAAAGTACAGGGCAACAGCGACCTCTACTGGAAGGCGCAGCGCTACAGCCTCATCCGGGAATTTCACTCTCGGCCCGCACTGGCTCCGCCTCTCATCGTCATCTCGCACGTGCTCTCCCTCATCCGTCGATTGCGCAGGCGCCGGGCCAGCTTGACACCTAAAGCAGTCGTCGAGCATTTTC GGGTCCACCTCTCGAAGGAAGCAGAGCGGAGGCTGTTGACGTGGGAGTCAGTGCAAAAGGAGAATTTCCTGCTGGAGCAAGCTCGGGACAAGCGGGAGAGCGACTCTGAAAGTCTGAAGCGCACATCGCAGAA GGTGGACACAGCATTGCAGCAGCTGAGACAGATCCGCGAGTACGAGCAGCGTCTGAAAGGACTGGAACAGGAG gtCCAGTACTGTAGCCGTGTCCTGGGCTGGGTAGCTGAGGCCCTGAGCCGCTCTGCATTACTTCCCCCAGGGGGGCCGCTGCCCCCAGCCTCACCTGGGCCTAAAG ACTGA
- the TRPM4 gene encoding transient receptor potential cation channel subfamily M member 4 isoform X3, with amino-acid sequence MVGAEKEQSWIPKIFKKKTCTTFIVDPTDAGGTLCQCGQPRCAHPSVAVEDAFGAAVVTVWDSDLHTTEKPTDAFGDLDFLGAGRKASNFLRLSDRTDPATVYNLVTNIWGFQAPNLVVSVLGGSGNPTLQTWLQDLLRRGLVRAAQNTGAWIVTGGLHKGIGRHVGVAVRDHQTARTGGNKVVAMGVAPWGVVRNRHTLINPKGSFPARYRWHGDPEDGVHFPLDYNYSAFLLVDDGTHSRLGGENRFRLGFESYLARQKTGVGGTGIDIPVLLLLIDGDEKMLKRIENATQAQLPCLLVAGSGGAADCLAEIHTLAPGSGGGRRCEAQDLIKRFFPEGDPEILQAQVERIMTRKELLTVYSANDGPEEFETIVLKALVKACGSSEASAYLDELRLAVAWNRVDIAQSELFRGDIRWRSFHLEASLMDALLNDRPEFVRLLISHGLSLDRFLTPTRLAQLYNAVPPNSLIHSLLNQASHGTGNKSPVSKPSSEPQPPKVGQVLRMLLGKTCAPTFPAGGTQQGDGSKEDSYLMWDKATSELVLEAIPGQAPWIDLLLWALLLNRAQMAVYFWEMGSNSVASALGACLLLRVLGRLETEAEEAARRKDLAAKFEGLGVDLFGECYRSSEERAAHLLLWRCPLWGDATCLHLAMQADARSFFAQDGVQSLLTQKWWGEMDSTTPIWALVLTFFCPPLIYTNLITFRKPDEEPTQKDLAFDMDRDVSGEGPGETTDPPEKTPLGVLRPPSRRSCCGGCPQRLRRWPQFWGAPVTSFMGNVVSYLLFLLLFAHVLLIDFQPETPSALELLLYFWAFTLLCEEFRQGLGGGLGSLAMGAPRTDSHQAPLRRRLHLYLSDAWNQCDLVALTCFLLGVGCRLTAGLYDLGRTVLCLDFMIFTVRLLHIFTVNKQLGPKIVMVNKMMKDVFFFLFFLGVWLIAYGVATEGLLRPQDRNLANILRRVFYRPYLQIFGQIPQEDIDAGLMKPDNCSSEKGLWARPSRTQAGSCVSLYANWLVLVLLVIFLLVANILLVNLLIAMFSYTFGKVQGNSDLYWKAQRYSLIREFHSRPALAPPLIVISHVLSLIRRLRRRRASLTPKAVVEHFRERPAWPKREKPRGRNLERKKSMYRLEEDAQEH; translated from the exons ATGGTGGGTGCGGAGAAGGAGCAG AGCTGGATCCCCAAGATCTTCAAGAAGAAGACGTGCACGACTTTCATCGTTGACCCCACAGATGCGGG ggGGACCTTGTGCCAGTGTGGGCAACCCCGGTGTGCCCACCCATCGGTGGCTGTGGAGGATGCATTCGGGGCAGCCGTGGTGACCGTATGGGACAGTGACCTGCACACCACGGAGAAGCCCACAGATGCCTTCGGAGACCTGGACTTCCTGGGTGCCGGCCGCAAGGCCAGCAAT TTCCTCCGGCTCTCTGACCGCACGGATCCAGCTACAGTTTATAATCTGGTCACGAACATATGGGGCTTCCAGGCCCCGAACCTGGTGGTGTCAGTGCTGGGGGGGTCGGGGAACCCCACCCTGCAGACTTGGCTGCAGGACCTGCTGCGACGCGGGCTGGTGCGGGCTGCCCAGAACACAG GGGCCTGGATTGTCACCGGAGGGCTGCACAAGGGCATTGGACGGCATGTGGGTGTGGCTGTGCGGGACCACCAGACGGCCAGGACTGGGGGCAACAAGGTGGTGGCCATGGGCGTGGCCCCCTGGGGTGTGGTTCGGAATAGACACACCCTCATCAACCCCAAG GGCTCGTTTCCTGCGAGGTACCGGTGGCATGGTGACCCTGAGGATGGGGTCCATTTCCCTCTCGACTACAACTATTCGGCCTTCCTCCTGGTGGACGACGGCACCCACAGCCGCCTGGGCGGCGAGAACCGCTTCCGCTTGGGCTTCGAGTCCTACCTTGCCCGACAGAAGACGGGCGTGGGAG GGACTGGAATTGACATCCCTGTCCTCCTTCTCTTGATTGATGGTGATGAAAAGATGTTGAAG CGGATAGAGAATGCCACCCAGGCTCAGCTCCCCTGCCTCCTGGTGGCCGGGTCTGGGGGAGCTGCAGACTGCCTGGCAGAGATCCACACTCTGGCTCCTGGGAGTGGAGGAGGCAGGCGATGTGAAGCCCAAGATCTGATTAAACGTTTCTTCCCCGAAGGGGACCCTGAGATCCTACAGGCCCAG GTGGAGAGGATCATGACTCGGAAGGAGCTGCTGACAGTCTATTCAGCTAATGATGGCCCTGAGGAATTTGAGACCATCGTTTTGAAGGCCCTTGTCAAGG CCTGTGGGAGCTCTGAAGCCTCAGCTTACCTGGATGAGTTGCGTTTGGCTGTGGCTTGGAACCGTGTGGACATTGCCCAGAGTGAACTCTTCCGGGGGGATATCCGATGGCGG TCTTTCCACCTGGAAGCCTCCCTCATGGACGCCCTTCTGAATGACCGGCCAGAGTTCGTGCGCTTGCTCATCTCCCATGGCCTCAGCCTGGACCGCTTCCTGACCCCTACGCGCCTGGCCCAGCTCTACAACGCAGTGCCCCCCAACTCACTTATCCACAGCCTTTTGAACCAGGCGTCCCacggcacaggcaacaaaagcccAGTCTCTAAACCCTCTTCGGAGCCACAACCCCCTAAGGTGGGGCAGGTGCTGCGGATGCTGCTGGGGAAGACGTGTGCGCCGACGTTCCCCGCCGGGGGCACCCAGCAGGGCGATGGCAGCAAGGAGGAT TCGTATCTGATGTGGGACAAGGCTACCTCAGAACTTGTGCTGGAAGCCATCCCCGGGCAGGCACCCTGGATTGACCTGCTCCTCTGGGCACTGCTGCTCAACAGGGCTCAGATGGCCGTGTACTTCTGGGAGATG GGTTCCAATTCTGTGGCCTCAGCTCTTGGGGCCTGTTTGTTGCTGCGAGTGCTGGGGCGCCTGGAGACTGAGGCTGAGGAGGCAGCACGGAGGAAGGACCTGGCAGCCAAGTTTGAGGGGCTGGGTGTTG ACCTCTTTGGAGAATGCTACCGCAGCAGCGAGGAACGAGCTGCTCACCTGCTCCTTTGGCGCTGCCCACTCTGGGGGGATGCCACCTGCCTCCACCTTGCCATGCAGGCTGATGCCCGTTCCTTCTTTGCCCAGGATGGGGTACAG TCTCTGCTGACACAGAAGTGGTGGGGGGAGATGGACAGCACCACACCCATCTGGGCCCTGGTTCTCACCTTCTTTTGCCCCCCACTCATCTACACCAACCTCATCACCTTCAG GAAGCCAGATGAGGAGCCCACGCAGAAGGACCTGGCATTTGACATGGACAGGGACGTCAGTGGGGAAGGGCCTGGCGA gaCCACAGACCCTCCTGAGAAGACGCCCTTGGGGGTGTTGAGGCCGCCCAGCCGCAGGAGCTGCTGTGGGGGGTGCCCCCAGCGCCTGCGCCGCTGGCCCCAGTTCTGGGGAGCACCGGTGACTTCCTTCATGGGCAACGTGGTCAGCTACCTCCTCTTCCTGTTGCTCTTCGCCCACGTGCTGCTCATTGACTTCCAGCCCGAGACGCCCAGCGCCCTGGAGCTGCTGCTCTACTTCTGGGCCTTCACCCTGCTCTGCGAGGAGTTCCGCCAGGGGCTGGGTGGCGGCTTGGGCAGCCTGGCCATGGGGGCCCCCAGGACTGACTCCCACCAGGCCCCACTGCGCCGCCGCCTGCACCTCTACCTCTCAGATGCCTGGAACCAGTGCGACTTGGTGGCCCTCACCTGCTTCCTCCTGGGCGTGGGCTGCCG GCTGACCGCAGGACTGTATGACCTGGGCCGTACTGTCCTCTGCCTCGACTTCATGATCTTCACGGTGAGGCTGCTGCACATCTTCACAGTCAACAAACAGCTAGGGCCCAAGATCGTCATGGTGAACAAGATG ATGAAGGAtgtgttcttcttcctcttcttccttggcGTGTGGCTGATTGCCTACGGGGTGGCCACGGAGGGGCTCCTTCGGCCCCAGGACCGTAACCTCGCGAATATCCTGCGCCGGGTCTTCTACCGGCCCTACCTGCAGATCTTTGGGCAGATCCCCCAGGAGGACATAGACG CGGGCCTCATGAAGCCCGACAACTGTTCATCGGAGAAGGGCTTATGGGCGCGCCCCTCAAGGACCCAGGCAGGCTCCTGCGTCTCGCTTTATGCCAACTGGCTGGTGTTGGTCCTCCTCGTCATCTTCCTGCTCGTGGCCAACATCCTGCTGGTCAATTTGCTCATCGCGATGTTCAG CTATACCTTCGGCAAAGTACAGGGCAACAGCGACCTCTACTGGAAGGCGCAGCGCTACAGCCTCATCCGGGAATTTCACTCTCGGCCCGCACTGGCTCCGCCTCTCATCGTCATCTCGCACGTGCTCTCCCTCATCCGTCGATTGCGCAGGCGCCGGGCCAGCTTGACACCTAAAGCAGTCGTCGAGCATTTTCGTGAGAGGCCGGCTTGGCCCAAAAGAGAGAAACCTAGGGGGCGGAacctggagagaaagaagagcatgTATAGGCTGGAGGAGGACGCCCAGGAGCACTA G